The Epilithonimonas zeae genome contains a region encoding:
- a CDS encoding catalase family protein: MNDKELYLLEKACFAVEDFVAHSKNINNVSYKTRDAHVTSYSTLKGRYIAYDNFEERSVFPLKDLNCIIRISNAHMKLVSQKKAIPAYGFSVKISNDEQTILNLPLVNFPLFPINHISRFLKLFTAVNYFFSRSLLRKFPQAIKILKNVIVLLPGLFNPSFVRETLKLVRKRNNFILSFDYHSIGAYRLGNHIVKYKLAPIGVPVKCDQNRIDCAIKDYVLDYNYELELMVQYCYNLKDQPVNQLNKNWKNSDFVPIGRIQISQLIDKDDVSVEKMSFNPFESSEGLQPVGKIQRLRDQAYKASFKIRNE; the protein is encoded by the coding sequence TTGAATGACAAAGAACTGTATCTCCTTGAAAAAGCTTGTTTTGCCGTGGAAGATTTTGTTGCTCATTCCAAAAACATCAATAATGTCAGCTATAAGACGAGGGATGCACATGTAACATCCTATTCGACACTCAAAGGGCGTTATATTGCTTATGATAACTTTGAAGAAAGATCTGTATTCCCTTTAAAAGATCTTAACTGCATCATAAGAATATCGAATGCTCATATGAAGCTGGTTTCACAAAAGAAAGCGATCCCGGCCTATGGGTTTTCTGTTAAAATCTCTAATGATGAACAGACCATCTTAAACCTGCCTTTGGTAAATTTTCCTTTGTTTCCAATCAATCATATTTCACGCTTCCTGAAACTATTTACTGCGGTCAACTATTTTTTCTCCCGTAGCCTCCTGCGGAAATTTCCTCAGGCGATTAAAATTTTGAAAAATGTGATCGTTCTGTTGCCAGGGCTCTTTAATCCATCATTTGTGAGAGAGACTTTAAAACTAGTTCGGAAACGGAACAATTTTATTCTTTCCTTTGATTATCACAGTATCGGTGCTTACAGATTAGGGAATCATATCGTGAAATATAAGCTTGCTCCCATTGGTGTTCCTGTGAAATGTGATCAAAACAGGATTGATTGTGCCATAAAAGATTACGTTCTGGATTATAATTATGAATTGGAGTTGATGGTTCAGTATTGCTACAACCTGAAGGATCAGCCTGTGAATCAATTAAACAAGAATTGGAAAAATTCCGACTTTGTACCAATTGGAAGAATACAGATCTCACAACTAATTGATAAAGATGATGTATCCGTAGAAAAAATGTCATTCAATCCCTTTGAAAGTAGCGAAGGACTACAACCTGTAGGTAAAATTCAGCGGCTAAGGGATCAGGCTTATAAGGCTTCTTTTAAAATAAGGAACGAATAG